The Mastacembelus armatus chromosome 4, fMasArm1.2, whole genome shotgun sequence genome segment TCGTCACCTACTTGCTTTATAACAgatttaatgaagaaaaaaaacgtttaaaatacaaatttaagaTGTAACATGTGTTCACCCTGGTTCTGCTCCACAAAATGCCCCGACAGGAATGAAATCACTTCACTCTTCCAGGAAGTTTTCCACCAGTGTGTTGAATTCATCAGCAAACCTCAGGTGGAGGTTGTGTTTCCCCTCTGGCATCAGATGCAGTCTACATTTTAGGACAGAAATTTGATTCAAGAAGGTctttaaaggaaaaaacagacatgaaagtgAAGGTTACcctggtgctgtgtgtgtgtgtgtgtgcgtgtgatcGTCTCACCGTGAAGCCTTGATGTGTTTCAGCAGGAACTGTGGGTGGAAGCTGGGCACCATGGGGTCTTTTTCTCCATGTACGATGAGGGTTGGACAGGAGATCAGGGGCAGCAGGTCCACACAGATGCTCCCTAACCACAGGACACTGACGTGAACATCTCTCTGTGCAGCTGATACTGATTAGACCTGCACTCTCCCTACTGCTCATATCTTTACTCACTCAAAATATCTTGATGTGGAGAAACCACATCGTTCTAGTCTCAGCTTGTGTAACTGGTCTGTAGCAGCATGAAGTCCTCACCTTCTGGTCTGTGGGCAAATTGTGTGATGCCGTCCACCCAGGCCTCCCAGGTCTTAGCGAACACTTCTGCTCCATACACCTCCTCCATTGGCTGCCTCATCCTCGCACTCCACTTGGAGACGTCACGCACCGCTGTGTTTCCCCACGAGAAAGCAggcgcacaaacacacacaagaaagaTTATATACAGTTTACAGCTACACTGGCAGCCTAGAAGACAACGATCAGTGGAGGAGTACCATGGTACAGCTGGAGGTCGTGCTGGGAAACGAAGGCGTTGGATCCCCAGACGACCATCTTGGTGATCAGCTTGGGGTTCCTGGCTGCTGCGATCAGAGCGGTGATGCCTCCGTCACTCCACCCCAGCAGGGAGAACTTACCAAAACCCAGCGCCTGCAGGAAAATGACAAGCTGTGCAATGCAACTGAAAAACGCCGTCTGAGGAGGGAGCTGTCTGGATTTTAGCTGGGGTCAGGACAACAGGACAACAGGACAACAGGACAACAGGACAACAGGACAACAGGACAACATGCCTGGTGCTGGTTCCTTCTGTGCAGGATTGTTACAGCCCAAACTGATCAATgaactgtataaataaaactcTTGTTATCTACACACAGTGAACTATGGAACCACCGGTGTGGATGTAACGTAGATATGTGCATGGATCGCTACACTCAGAGCACACATCAACAAACCATGCACCCAGTCTAGTTCTTTCCTTCATGTGGGCCCTTGTGGATTAGCTCTGTGGTCAATTACAGATTATACCTTCATCAGATCCACTGCATCTTTTGCATCTCGCTCAAAGAAGTCAGAGCGAAAGTCTCTGTCTGGGGGACGGGACCGTCCGTACCCACGGGGATCCCAGCCCACTACAGTGAAGCGTTCCTTATTCAGAGACTTCAGCTGAGGTCCAAAATCTGTCTTTGTGCTTCCTGTGGCGGAAAAGACAAAAGTGGTTTTCACAAGACAAACGCCATCACGCTGTAATTCAATGTTTTAGAGAACCCGTGCTCTTCTTTAAAAGTCTGCTCCCTAACTTTGAGCTGGTTTTTACCCAGAGCAccaggaagcagcagcacagcatgtTTCCCTCGGCCTGTCTGCTCATAGTACAGATCCGCTCCATTGACACGCAGCCTGCCAGGGGCCACCGACGAGCTGCGGGGAAACAGACAGGCAAGGTGTTGCAGTACTGACCACAATAACTGACGAGAACAGAACAGCTCTGTGTTGACAGCCCCGATGAAACCTGTGAGCTGTAatatgatataaaaatatgacaaaaagtAGATTTACGTATTTTAACAATTACACCAAGTGTTGCAGCTGTGCCTTGGTTTGTTATAGATCCAAACACCATTTTGTTTCTTCACATGTAGTTTCAGGGTTTGGACCTGCAGGTTAGTCAAGCTGTGAGCACTGACAAAACCCAAACTGCACCGACAGCGACTGCTCTCTATTTGCTTTGGGGTGCAGGGGCAAAACCAAGGAAccagggaaagaagaagaagttttgTTACTGCAGTTATTAAAGTAGAGAAACATTTCTGCTCTGCAGCAAACAGGAGCTGGTTGGTCCTGCAGGACACGCAGCACAACACTGGTATCTCAACATGGAGTCATGGTCTGAAAGGTTGAGGCTCTGAATGAACATCTTATAGCAGACGAAGTTTTAAAGATGCATGTGCATCTTCTAAATATGTCCGTCCATCATTACTCAGCTGCTGCCATGTCCTTTAACAGTC includes the following:
- the bphl gene encoding valacyclovir hydrolase — translated: MASFLLRGRFFQCGSDVHRAATAARPFCSSVAPGRLRVNGADLYYEQTGRGKHAVLLLPGALGSTKTDFGPQLKSLNKERFTVVGWDPRGYGRSRPPDRDFRSDFFERDAKDAVDLMKALGFGKFSLLGWSDGGITALIAAARNPKLITKMVVWGSNAFVSQHDLQLYHAVRDVSKWSARMRQPMEEVYGAEVFAKTWEAWVDGITQFAHRPEGSICVDLLPLISCPTLIVHGEKDPMVPSFHPQFLLKHIKASRLHLMPEGKHNLHLRFADEFNTLVENFLEE